From a single Candidatus Methylacidiphilales bacterium genomic region:
- a CDS encoding 5-formyltetrahydrofolate cyclo-ligase: protein MNDLKSRQRRKAYDVRNEQIDKDVMSRIICAQFVAHPFYQQAETVMWYIHCRSEVRTQSALLGELDAGKRMVIPYCTKDEQGHNKLGLWWLEDFAELVPGMWGILEPPKQRWGELGKEVAPEQLDCVMVPGVAFDRNGGRLGNGAGYYDRLLKSVRADAVLIGVCFESQLVEQVAMDAHDVAMDIVMTEKNLYAGKGRQFSN, encoded by the coding sequence ATGAATGATCTAAAAAGCCGGCAACGGCGGAAGGCTTACGATGTTCGCAATGAGCAAATAGATAAGGATGTCATGAGCCGGATTATTTGCGCGCAATTTGTAGCGCACCCGTTTTATCAACAGGCCGAGACGGTAATGTGGTATATCCATTGCCGCTCGGAAGTCAGAACTCAATCGGCATTGTTAGGCGAACTGGACGCCGGTAAGCGTATGGTCATTCCCTACTGCACTAAAGATGAGCAAGGACATAATAAACTGGGCTTATGGTGGCTGGAGGATTTTGCAGAATTGGTGCCGGGAATGTGGGGGATTTTAGAGCCGCCCAAACAACGATGGGGCGAGTTGGGAAAAGAAGTGGCCCCGGAACAGCTCGATTGCGTGATGGTGCCGGGCGTGGCTTTCGATCGAAATGGCGGGCGCTTGGGTAATGGCGCGGGTTATTATGATCGTTTATTAAAGAGTGTCAGAGCCGATGCCGTATTGATCGGCGTTTGTTTTGAGTCCCAGTTGGTTGAGCAAGTCGCTATGGACGCTCATGATGTGGCTATGGATATTGTAATGACGGAAAAAAACCTTTATGCCGGTAAAGGGCGGCAGTTTTCTAACTGA
- a CDS encoding NADP-dependent methylenetetrahydromethanopterin/methylenetetrahydrofolate dehydrogenase → MEKPLILHMLTTAKNLSPFDVNMALDAGWVSALPYINVEPSEVQGLVQDAIFSRSPKNLKRTGIFIGGRDTKQAMDMLNTAKRSMFAPFEVSVFADPSGAFTTAAGMVAAAEHELITKFDTTLEGKNILVLGGTGPVGQVAAVISAQSGAHVKLIGRQLDKAQAIADMCNNEFGDGKTNIEAGADADKAEYIKAADVVFATGAAGIELLSAELVASAPQLKVAADVNAVPPAGIAGVDAFHNGTPIQGSNSGAVGLGAMAIGNIKYQTQVLLLKKMINSDKPVYLHFEHAFETAREYIKSSS, encoded by the coding sequence ATGGAAAAGCCATTAATTTTACACATGTTAACCACCGCTAAAAACCTCAGTCCATTTGATGTCAATATGGCATTGGATGCAGGTTGGGTTTCCGCATTGCCTTATATCAATGTCGAACCTAGTGAAGTTCAAGGCTTGGTACAGGATGCCATCTTTTCGCGCAGCCCTAAAAACTTGAAACGCACCGGGATATTCATAGGCGGGCGTGATACGAAACAGGCAATGGACATGTTGAATACGGCCAAACGTTCAATGTTCGCTCCTTTTGAAGTTTCCGTATTTGCTGATCCAAGCGGGGCATTTACCACGGCAGCAGGCATGGTAGCAGCCGCTGAACATGAATTAATAACCAAATTCGACACCACTCTGGAAGGAAAAAATATTCTGGTACTGGGGGGAACCGGACCTGTTGGTCAAGTGGCCGCAGTCATTTCCGCACAAAGCGGTGCGCACGTAAAGCTTATCGGCCGTCAATTGGACAAAGCTCAAGCCATTGCCGACATGTGCAACAATGAATTCGGCGACGGAAAAACCAATATTGAAGCCGGCGCAGATGCGGACAAAGCAGAATACATTAAAGCAGCGGATGTTGTTTTTGCAACCGGTGCTGCAGGCATTGAACTATTAAGTGCAGAACTTGTCGCATCGGCTCCACAACTTAAAGTGGCTGCCGATGTAAATGCCGTACCGCCGGCAGGTATCGCAGGTGTTGACGCCTTCCATAATGGCACCCCCATTCAAGGCTCAAACAGCGGCGCAGTCGGCTTGGGTGCGATGGCAATTGGCAACATTAAATACCAGACTCAAGTCCTTTTGTTGAAAAAAATGATCAATAGCGACAAGCCTGTGTATCTGCATTTTGAGCATGCATTTGAAACTGCAAGAGAATATATTAAATCAAGCTCTTGA
- a CDS encoding methylenetetrahydromethanopterin dehydrogenase translates to MAKRSILHMLDPMPNNSPFDINMALDAGFDVLIPYNNVKLDSVYGLTQDATFSRSPSGVKRTGIFIGGRDLGLAMDMLNTSKQAMVSPFEISVFADPSGAFTTAAALVTCAEKELKAKHRKELKDCSVVIFGGTGPVGVATGIIASLAGADVTLTDHLSVDTALDVSKAYNRRFNCTLKGALANSEADKARLVATADIIFCTAKAGIQVLSANVLKEATQLKVAGDVNAVPPFGIEGVKNNDCGAPLIHATNAQGAV, encoded by the coding sequence ATGGCAAAACGCAGCATTCTTCATATGCTTGACCCCATGCCCAACAATAGCCCATTCGACATTAACATGGCACTGGATGCAGGGTTTGACGTGCTTATCCCATATAACAATGTCAAGTTGGATAGCGTTTATGGACTTACTCAAGATGCCACCTTCTCCCGCAGTCCATCAGGCGTTAAGCGCACCGGAATTTTTATTGGCGGCCGCGATTTAGGGTTAGCCATGGACATGCTGAACACAAGTAAACAAGCCATGGTTTCGCCTTTTGAAATCTCGGTTTTTGCTGATCCCAGCGGTGCTTTTACCACGGCTGCGGCATTAGTTACCTGTGCCGAAAAAGAACTGAAAGCGAAACACCGCAAAGAACTGAAAGATTGCTCAGTTGTTATTTTTGGCGGAACAGGTCCCGTAGGTGTTGCTACAGGCATTATTGCTTCATTAGCCGGCGCCGATGTGACATTAACCGACCATTTATCAGTTGATACAGCCCTGGATGTTTCTAAAGCATACAATCGTCGTTTTAATTGCACGCTTAAAGGAGCTTTGGCCAATTCTGAAGCCGATAAAGCCCGACTGGTGGCCACTGCTGATATTATTTTCTGCACAGCCAAAGCGGGCATTCAGGTTTTAAGTGCAAATGTATTAAAAGAGGCGACACAGCTGAAAGTGGCCGGCGATGTTAATGCGGTTCCGCCTTTTGGTATAGAAGGCGTCAAAAACAATGATTGTGGTGCGCCACTCATTCATGCGACGAATGCGCAAGGCGCAGT